One window of the Litorilinea aerophila genome contains the following:
- the larC gene encoding nickel pincer cofactor biosynthesis protein LarC: protein MIGYLDLPSGISGDMFLGCLVDAGWPLAELQATIHRLHLPPTPNGPGWAIRAEPVMRGPLRATLVTVEAAEGHVHRHLADIRQIIQAADLPTAVREAAIRVFTRLAHAEAAVHGVSVEEIHFHEVGALDAIIDIVGVCAGLHALGIRRLYAGSVPLGEGWTRSAHGPIPLPAPATLELLAAVQAPTRPAPGPGELVTPTGAALLAELATFGQPPMAVQRIGLGAGRKEFDWPNLARLWLGEEIRSESQGTPLVVLETNIDDMNPELYAAVSRQLFAHGALDVWTTPIQMKKGRPGVLLSVLARAEQEKALSTLLLRESTTLGVRVYGVRRHEAQRHLEMVETRFGPVPVKVKRVGGEVWGVKPEYDACVDVAEAHRVPVRLVYEAALAAGQAYWETRVPETQNLAAQDKKEHMDHDSQTSIRPDRPHEHGDHLRGSGPEPGHPGRG, encoded by the coding sequence ATGATCGGATACCTGGACCTGCCGTCGGGCATCTCCGGCGATATGTTCCTGGGCTGCCTGGTGGATGCAGGCTGGCCCCTGGCAGAGCTCCAGGCGACCATCCACCGGCTGCACCTGCCGCCGACGCCAAACGGTCCCGGCTGGGCAATTCGGGCGGAGCCGGTGATGCGGGGGCCATTGCGGGCCACCCTGGTGACGGTGGAGGCGGCCGAGGGACATGTCCATCGGCACCTGGCCGACATCCGCCAGATCATCCAGGCAGCCGACTTGCCCACTGCCGTCCGCGAGGCCGCCATCCGGGTCTTCACCCGGCTGGCCCACGCAGAGGCGGCCGTCCACGGCGTGTCGGTGGAGGAGATCCACTTCCACGAGGTGGGCGCCCTGGACGCCATCATCGACATCGTGGGGGTCTGCGCCGGGCTCCATGCCCTGGGCATCCGCCGGCTCTACGCCGGCTCTGTGCCCCTGGGTGAAGGGTGGACCCGAAGCGCCCACGGCCCCATCCCCCTGCCGGCACCGGCCACCCTGGAGCTGCTGGCCGCAGTCCAGGCGCCCACCCGGCCTGCACCTGGCCCCGGCGAACTGGTCACCCCCACCGGCGCGGCGCTGTTGGCGGAGCTGGCCACCTTCGGACAGCCCCCCATGGCCGTGCAGCGCATCGGCCTGGGCGCGGGGCGCAAGGAGTTCGACTGGCCCAACCTGGCCCGCCTGTGGCTGGGCGAGGAGATCCGGTCAGAGAGCCAGGGCACGCCCCTGGTGGTGCTGGAGACCAACATCGACGACATGAACCCGGAGCTCTACGCCGCGGTCAGCCGTCAACTCTTCGCCCACGGTGCGCTGGACGTCTGGACCACGCCCATCCAGATGAAGAAAGGCCGACCGGGCGTCCTGCTCAGCGTGTTGGCCCGGGCCGAACAGGAAAAGGCCCTGTCCACCCTGCTGCTGCGGGAAAGCACCACCCTGGGCGTGCGAGTCTACGGGGTACGCCGCCACGAGGCCCAACGGCATCTGGAGATGGTCGAGACCCGCTTCGGCCCTGTTCCGGTCAAGGTCAAGCGGGTGGGCGGCGAAGTGTGGGGGGTGAAACCGGAGTACGACGCGTGTGTGGATGTCGCGGAAGCCCATCGCGTGCCGGTGCGCCTGGTCTACGAGGCCGCGCTGGCCGCGGGACAGGCCTATTGGGAAACACGAGTTCCCGAAACGCAAAATTTAGCAGCACAAGACAAGAAGGAGCACATGGACCATGATTCGCAAACAAGCATTCGGCCGGACCGGCCACATGAGCACGGTGACCATCTTCGGGGCAGCGGCCCTGAGCCGGGTCACCCAGGAAGAGGCTGA
- the larE gene encoding ATP-dependent sacrificial sulfur transferase LarE yields the protein MEPKHASEQVAELTPEVAQKLARLRETLRELGSVLVAYSGGVDSALVMAVAHQELGERALACIGISPSYPTREMRDAIKLAEELGVPYRTINTEEYLDPNYAANPNNRCYFCKSELHDRLKAIAAQEGWHAVVDGTNASDLGDYRPGIAAARERQVRSPLAELGITKDEVRAIARHLGLPVWDKPAMACLSSRVPHGTPITPELLRQIETAEDVLVELGFRQFRVRHHGEIARIELPVADFLRALEHREAIVAGVQAAGYRFVTLDLAGFRGQGAPGSQNGAAASAVVPLAELLAV from the coding sequence ATGGAACCCAAACATGCCAGCGAACAGGTAGCGGAGCTGACGCCCGAAGTGGCCCAGAAACTGGCCCGGCTACGGGAAACCCTGCGGGAACTGGGCTCGGTACTGGTGGCCTACTCCGGCGGGGTGGACAGTGCCCTGGTCATGGCCGTGGCCCACCAGGAGCTGGGCGAGCGCGCCCTGGCCTGCATCGGCATTTCCCCCAGTTACCCCACCCGGGAGATGCGGGACGCGATCAAATTGGCCGAGGAGCTGGGCGTCCCCTACCGCACCATCAACACGGAAGAATATCTGGATCCCAACTACGCGGCCAACCCCAACAATCGTTGCTACTTCTGTAAGTCCGAGCTCCACGACCGGCTGAAGGCCATCGCCGCCCAGGAAGGCTGGCACGCGGTGGTGGACGGCACCAATGCCAGCGACCTGGGGGACTATCGGCCCGGCATTGCTGCCGCCCGGGAACGTCAGGTGCGCTCGCCCCTGGCCGAGCTGGGCATCACCAAGGACGAAGTACGGGCCATCGCCCGTCATCTAGGCCTCCCCGTCTGGGACAAGCCGGCCATGGCCTGCCTCTCGTCCAGGGTGCCCCATGGCACGCCCATCACCCCCGAGTTGCTGCGGCAGATCGAAACGGCAGAGGATGTGTTGGTCGAACTGGGCTTCCGCCAGTTCCGGGTTCGCCATCACGGCGAGATCGCCCGCATCGAGCTGCCGGTGGCGGACTTCCTCCGGGCGCTGGAGCACCGGGAGGCCATCGTGGCAGGCGTTCAGGCCGCCGGCTACCGCTTCGTCACCCTGGATCTGGCCGGCTTCCGCGGCCAGGGAGCTCCTGGCTCCCAAAATGGGGCAGCCGCCAGCGCGGTGGTCCCCCTGGCGGAGCTGCTGGCCGTATGA
- the larB gene encoding nickel pincer cofactor biosynthesis protein LarB, protein MDQQALRHLLQQVASGERDVDAALQALRALPFESLDYATLDHHRHLRWGFPEVIFCAGKTPEQVAGIAARLADRGPRLLGTRATPEQYAAARRLVPDLQYHELARCLWLDREPDQPRHPGVVAVAAGTSDLPVLEEAILTLELMGHRPQRIVDVGVAGLHRLLPHVQTVQTANVVVVAAGMEGALASVVGGLTDAPVIAVPTSVGYGASFGGLAALLAMLNSCASGVAVVNIDNGFGAGHLAALINQRIVDAQERARSAQPALGSP, encoded by the coding sequence ATGGATCAACAGGCCTTGCGCCACCTGCTCCAACAGGTGGCCAGTGGAGAACGGGATGTGGACGCCGCGCTCCAGGCGTTGCGGGCCCTCCCCTTCGAGAGTCTCGACTATGCCACCCTGGACCACCACCGCCACCTGCGCTGGGGCTTTCCAGAGGTCATCTTCTGCGCCGGAAAGACCCCGGAACAGGTGGCCGGGATCGCTGCCCGCCTGGCGGATCGGGGCCCCCGGCTGCTGGGCACCCGGGCCACGCCCGAACAGTACGCCGCCGCCCGGCGCCTGGTGCCGGATCTCCAATACCACGAGCTGGCCCGCTGCCTCTGGCTGGACCGGGAGCCGGATCAGCCCCGCCACCCCGGCGTGGTGGCCGTGGCCGCCGGCACCAGCGACCTGCCGGTCCTGGAGGAAGCCATCCTGACCCTGGAGCTCATGGGCCATCGCCCCCAACGCATCGTAGACGTGGGTGTGGCCGGGCTCCACCGGCTCCTGCCCCACGTGCAGACGGTGCAGACGGCCAACGTGGTGGTAGTGGCGGCGGGCATGGAGGGCGCTCTGGCCAGCGTGGTGGGCGGCCTGACCGATGCCCCTGTAATTGCCGTGCCCACCTCGGTGGGCTACGGCGCCAGCTTCGGCGGGCTGGCCGCGCTGCTGGCCATGCTCAACAGCTGCGCCTCGGGCGTGGCGGTGGTCAACATCGACAACGGCTTCGGCGCCGGCCACCTGGCCGCCCTGATCAACCAGCGCATCGTCGACGCCCAGGAACGTGCCCGGTCGGCCCAGCCGGCCCTGGGCAGCCCGTAA
- a CDS encoding aldo/keto reductase: MEYRSLGRTAVKVSPLCLGCMMFGGRTSPEDSYAIIDRALDAGINFLDTANVYSRGRSEEVVGEALKRNGKRHRVILATKVHGRMDDDDPNAAGSSRRHIIEQCEASLRRLQTDYIDLYQIHRPRSDTPIDETLRALDDLIRAGKVRYIGTSTFAAWQVMEALWVSKELGLNRFVTEQPPYHILDRRIERELIPMAQTYGIGIIPWSPLAGGLLTGKYTRENPSPEGARYANVEDNPRLARRKTDELYDVVEGLQPLAQAKGCTLAQLALAWCMHQPGITSPIIGPRTMEQLEDNLGALEVTITDEDRAAIDRLVPPGRMVSPFYEADFGPHQFRW, translated from the coding sequence ATGGAATACCGCTCTTTAGGTCGCACAGCCGTCAAAGTCAGCCCCCTCTGCCTGGGGTGCATGATGTTCGGCGGCCGCACTTCCCCCGAAGATTCCTATGCCATCATCGACCGGGCGTTGGACGCCGGTATCAACTTCCTGGACACGGCCAACGTCTACAGCCGGGGCCGCAGCGAAGAGGTGGTGGGCGAAGCCCTGAAGCGCAATGGCAAGCGCCACCGGGTGATCCTGGCTACCAAGGTCCACGGCCGCATGGACGACGATGACCCCAACGCGGCCGGCAGCAGTCGCCGCCACATCATCGAACAGTGCGAGGCCAGCCTGCGCCGCCTGCAGACCGACTACATCGACCTCTACCAGATCCACCGGCCCCGCTCCGATACCCCCATCGACGAGACCCTGCGCGCCCTGGACGACCTGATCCGCGCCGGCAAGGTCCGTTACATCGGCACCAGCACCTTTGCCGCCTGGCAGGTCATGGAAGCCCTGTGGGTCTCCAAGGAGCTGGGGCTCAACCGCTTTGTCACCGAGCAGCCCCCCTACCACATCCTGGACCGGCGCATCGAGCGGGAGCTGATCCCCATGGCCCAGACCTACGGCATCGGCATCATCCCGTGGAGTCCCCTGGCCGGCGGCCTCCTCACGGGCAAATACACCCGGGAAAATCCGTCGCCTGAGGGGGCCCGCTATGCCAACGTGGAAGACAACCCCCGCCTGGCCCGACGCAAGACCGATGAACTCTACGACGTGGTGGAAGGGCTCCAGCCCCTGGCCCAGGCCAAAGGCTGCACCCTGGCCCAGCTGGCCCTGGCCTGGTGCATGCATCAGCCCGGCATCACCAGCCCCATCATCGGCCCCCGCACCATGGAGCAATTGGAGGACAACCTGGGCGCCCTGGAGGTCACCATCACCGACGAGGATCGGGCGGCCATCGACCGGCTGGTGCCCCCCGGCCGCATGGTCTCCCCCTTCTACGAAGCAGACTTCGGCCCCCACCAGTTCCGCTGGTAG
- a CDS encoding inositol-3-phosphate synthase, whose protein sequence is MSKKIRVAIIGVGNCASSLVQGVHYYRDADPTAQIPGLMHVELGGYHIRDIEFSAAFDVDAAKVGQDLSQAIFAGKNNTHRFAEVPHLGVPVLRGPTLDGLGKYLRAVVQESEEAPVDVARVLRETRTDVVVNYLPVGSEEATHFYVEQVLAAGCAFVNCIPVFIARDATWRRRFEEAGVPIIGDDIKSQVGATITHRILSRLFEDRGVRIDRTYQLNFGGNTDFLNMLERERLESKKISKTEAVTSQIERELREREKNVHVGPSDYVPWLEDRKWCYIRIEGTTFGDVPLNLELKLEVWDSPNSAGVVIDAVRCAKLGLDRGLAGALYGPSSYFKKSPPEQYTDEVARRKVEAFIAGTENQTTPERAVDSTPVPA, encoded by the coding sequence ATGAGCAAGAAGATCCGAGTGGCCATCATCGGCGTGGGCAACTGCGCCAGCAGCCTGGTGCAGGGCGTCCACTACTACCGGGATGCAGACCCCACGGCCCAGATCCCCGGCTTGATGCACGTGGAGCTGGGTGGCTACCACATCCGCGACATCGAGTTTAGCGCGGCCTTTGACGTGGACGCAGCCAAAGTGGGCCAAGATCTGAGCCAGGCCATCTTCGCGGGGAAGAACAACACCCATCGCTTCGCCGAAGTGCCCCACCTGGGCGTGCCGGTGCTGCGGGGCCCCACCCTGGACGGCCTGGGCAAGTACCTGCGGGCCGTAGTCCAGGAATCAGAGGAGGCGCCGGTGGACGTGGCCCGGGTGCTGCGGGAGACCCGGACCGATGTGGTGGTCAACTACCTGCCCGTGGGCAGCGAAGAGGCCACCCACTTCTACGTGGAGCAGGTGCTGGCCGCGGGCTGCGCCTTTGTCAACTGCATCCCCGTCTTCATCGCCCGGGATGCCACGTGGCGCCGCCGCTTCGAGGAGGCCGGCGTGCCCATCATCGGCGACGACATCAAAAGCCAGGTGGGCGCCACCATCACCCACCGCATCCTGAGCCGCCTCTTCGAAGACCGGGGCGTGCGCATCGACCGCACCTACCAGCTCAACTTCGGCGGCAACACCGATTTCCTGAACATGCTGGAGCGGGAGCGGCTGGAGAGCAAGAAGATCAGCAAGACCGAAGCCGTCACCAGCCAGATTGAGCGGGAACTCCGGGAGCGGGAGAAGAACGTCCACGTGGGTCCCAGCGACTATGTCCCCTGGCTGGAAGACCGCAAGTGGTGCTACATCCGCATCGAGGGCACCACCTTCGGCGATGTACCGTTGAACCTGGAGCTGAAGCTGGAGGTGTGGGACAGCCCCAACAGCGCCGGCGTGGTCATCGACGCGGTTCGTTGCGCCAAACTGGGCCTGGACCGGGGGCTGGCCGGCGCGCTCTATGGCCCCAGCAGCTACTTCAAGAAGAGCCCGCCCGAGCAGTACACCGACGAGGTGGCCCGTCGCAAGGTGGAAGCCTTCATCGCCGGCACCGAAAACCAGACCACGCCGGAGCGCGCCGTCGATAGCACCCCCGTGCCGGCCTGA
- a CDS encoding LacI family DNA-binding transcriptional regulator produces the protein MTVSIRTIAEKAQVSPSTVSRALRDDPRISAETRALVQTLARELGYVPSQVARSLVLRRTHTLGVVATTVADPYVSQVTAGIEQAAAAAGYTVLLATSNGSAEQELRAIDTLRQRQVDALLVVSSRAGELYASLLPNLEQPLVTINSPRIDGHNYSVRTDTAQGSWLATQHLLELGHHRIAFIGGPPAGHSSAQRRAGYLAALAQAGLAPDHRLLLPGAGEADDGRRAFPWLMDLGATGVVCYNDLTALGVLAAALDAGLAVPQELSIVGIDNLPVGTLVRPQLTTVDQRTVELGQQAVAVALAAIQGEEPADVVLESQLVVRASTGEPVL, from the coding sequence ATGACCGTCTCCATCCGCACCATCGCCGAAAAAGCCCAGGTCAGCCCCTCTACCGTCAGCCGCGCCCTGCGGGATGACCCCCGCATCAGCGCCGAGACCCGCGCGCTGGTGCAAACGTTGGCACGAGAGCTGGGCTATGTGCCCTCCCAGGTGGCCCGCAGCCTGGTCCTGCGCCGCACCCACACCCTGGGCGTGGTGGCCACCACCGTGGCCGACCCCTACGTGAGCCAGGTCACCGCCGGCATCGAACAGGCCGCGGCCGCTGCCGGCTACACGGTCCTCCTGGCCACCTCCAACGGCTCCGCCGAGCAGGAGCTCCGGGCCATCGACACCCTGCGGCAGCGCCAGGTGGACGCGCTGCTGGTGGTGAGCAGCCGGGCCGGGGAGCTTTACGCCTCCCTCCTCCCCAACCTGGAGCAGCCCCTGGTCACCATCAACTCGCCCCGCATCGACGGCCACAACTATTCGGTGCGCACCGACACCGCGCAGGGGTCCTGGCTGGCCACCCAACACCTCCTGGAGCTGGGCCACCATCGCATCGCCTTCATCGGCGGGCCGCCCGCGGGCCACAGCAGCGCCCAACGCCGGGCCGGCTACCTGGCCGCGCTGGCCCAGGCCGGCCTGGCCCCGGACCACCGCCTGCTGCTGCCCGGCGCCGGTGAGGCCGACGACGGCCGCCGGGCCTTCCCCTGGCTGATGGACCTGGGCGCCACCGGCGTGGTCTGTTACAACGACCTGACCGCGCTGGGGGTGCTGGCGGCCGCGCTGGATGCCGGCCTGGCCGTGCCCCAGGAGCTGAGCATCGTGGGCATCGACAACCTCCCCGTGGGCACCCTGGTGCGTCCCCAGCTCACCACCGTGGACCAGCGGACGGTGGAGCTGGGACAGCAGGCGGTGGCCGTGGCCCTGGCCGCCATCCAGGGGGAGGAGCCGGCCGACGTGGTGCTGGAAAGCCAGCTGGTGGTGCGGGCCTCCACCGGCGAACCGGTGCTGTAG